The following proteins are encoded in a genomic region of Strix aluco isolate bStrAlu1 chromosome 23, bStrAlu1.hap1, whole genome shotgun sequence:
- the CEP164 gene encoding centrosomal protein of 164 kDa isoform X2, protein MAAPMVCIGDQLILEEDYDETYIPSEQEIKDFAREIGIDPEKEPELLWLAKEGIVAPLPPEWKPCQDITGNIYYFNFSNGQSMWDHPCDDHYRELVVQEREKLAQGSLKKKEKKKKKEKKEKKEKKDKKEKQSLKPPTVPLGNLAPLRGLVAPLAGLRGAMSLDAPSSADSSLVAKGGMQPAETCKPTSHTKKLLSLVCEEQSSLNTATLDKGRNEEDESADESLRGTAVLFKNLHMDVSALGGSFNSENESLKSRHTEEGQESSLASDAACPPTPAHVLPGDADSSLSGQSKEDSAGKLTGNELLGKQDAEVEGDISAADELPQSLEEWSAAGTDVPSGPGQPAVASPAAEAAEADQLASLAATVDTVSVGEKIVNEMREEAAADLKTDSRLDAGKVSEASETSDCGEDLQVSNCSDHELIRPVDLGFQSRLPEQVLDVEVLSPAAGSPVGKAQELGEEEKDQSKASVEEEQSKRTKAAERRTENEIKHERSLNQPSEESLEEIAKELETELEQEKMHLLQAKKEKIQQFQEEMRQQEEEEAKKLHQQKEQSLRTLKEDLAKAAEEEELRVRKEETERLSKLRAKITLETEAEKEKIRAEHEVTLRKLRGEWESQQAVEKESLERQQQLLLEKMKLEMKEAQQKEMTELEQEKERFLSELRERLDREKKKAVEELEKQFSTELQQLKSAAEEKHHKVISSLQTQIAEARRSEEAQLREDLQRAEQKAQQKAYQVTEYERELSELMREKRQDVEKDHERRMERMKEEHQEVLAQIRDQYEEEERKQRAELLEGLRSEVARLRQLHEAEVKALQVELDERLTALQRRHREKERKLQDSENELEMRTKNVKARSVQLLSQEESLRKKRQQLLDEDRQTELERDLRLEESRKEHTSLLESTRQLRRSLEELQDQKAELEAQVELLQTRSQRLQKRISELEAAVRSKQETLKELEAEESIESPRRKAELHVEDLRETLQAPSSREPASPPSQSHENSDVQFDHVRSFISAEGISIRNAKEFLVRQTRSMKKRHTALRAAKQQWRQDLQKAQEAAQDPDSSQLLDSVRKNLEEEAKQLDKMKSAMWKGQALLKKKEEKLSQLESSLLEELSDEDTLKSAACKKMVTFDLSNSEDTNSTSSVNLHQPSFDLRSDLQPAPPPDKIQYLTKSVQHISNELNGVLDILGSLNNCQSPLFTSTPCDSIPLSTYASLAGLEAGGSLGAPAGLSLVDQWAWSTGLSSGRSFAAGQSADSILAEKYRRYFPGGFPLLSGSSKPPDNKLGYVPAEEQIRLFQRSRFQSRESDKMSIQGMIETNKKWLEDFKRDSKVPLLPGAQKPPASSPSLLQLGLDENRQIKVYRY, encoded by the exons ATGGCAGCACCAATGGTGTGCATTGGTGACCAGCTCATTCTGGAGGAAGATTACGATGAGACGTACATTCCCAGCGAGCAAG AAATCAAGGATTTTGCACGGGAGATCGGGATCGACCCTGAGAAggagccagagctgctgtggctggcCAAGGAGGGCATCGTGGCCCCGTTACCACCCGAGTGGAAGCCCTG CCAGGATATCACTGGCAACATCTATTACTTCAATTTTTCTAACGGCCAGTCCATGTGGGACCACCCCTGCGATGATCACTACAGAGAGCTCGTTGTTCAGGAGCGAGAGAAACTGGCTCAGGGCAgcttgaaaaagaaagagaagaagaagaagaaagaaaagaaagaaaagaaagagaagaaagacaaGAAGGAGAAGCAGTCCCTGAAGCCACCCACT GTGCCCCTGGGGAACCTCGCGCCGCTGCGTGGCCTCGTGGCGCCTCTGGCCGGCCTCCGCGGGGCCATGAGCTTGGATGCGCCCAGCTCGGCGGACTCCAGCCTCGTGGCCAAAGGAGGGATGCAG CCTGCAGAGACCTGTAAGCCCACCAGCCACACCAAGAAGTTGCTGAGCTTGGTCTGCGAAGAGCAGAGTTCCTTGAATACGGCAACCCTGGATAAAGGGAGAAATGAAGAGGACGAAAGCGCGGATGAG AGTCTCCGTGGGACAGCAGTTCTGTTCAAAAACCTGCACATGGATGTCAGTGCCCTGGGAGGCAGCTTCAACTCTGAG AACGAGTCTTTAAAATCAAGACACACTGAAGAAGGGCAAGAGTCTTCCTTGGCTTCTGACGCTGCGTGCCCTCCGACGCCAGCTCACGTCCTTCCTGGAGACGCTGACAGTAGCCTGTCTGGCCAGAGCAAGGAGGACTCCGCTGGGAAACTCACTGGCAACGAGCTACTGGGCAAGCAGGATGCCGAGGTGGAAGGTGACATCTCTGCAGCTGATGAGCTGCCACAGTCTCTGGAGGAATGGAGCGCAGCAGGGACAGATGTGCCCAgcggtcctgggcaacctgcagTCGCATCTCCAGCTGCCGAAGCCGCCGAGGCGGATCAGCTGGCCAGCCTGGCTGCCACCGTCGACACTGTGTCTGTTGGTGAAAAGATAGTGAATGAAatgagggaagaagcagcagctgatcTGAAAACAGACAGCAGGCTGGATGCTGGCAAA GTTTCAGAGGCTTCTGAGACCAGCGACTGTGGGGAAGACTTGCAGGTCTCTAACTGCTCGGACCATGAGCTGATTCGGCCTGTG GACTTGGGCTTCCAGAGTCGCCTTCCCGAGCAGGTGCTGGATGTGGAGGTTCTGTCTCCGGCTGCGGGCAGCCCCGTGGGCAAG GCCCAGgagctgggagaagaggaaaaagaccAAAGCAAAGCCAGTGTAGAGgaagagcaaagcaaaagaacaaaagcTGCGGAGAG GCGCACTGAGAATGAAATCAAACATGAGCGGTCCTTGAACCAGCCTAGTGAAGAATCCCTGGAGGAAATAGCCAAGGAGCTGGAGACAGAGCTTGAGCAGGAGAAAATGCATTTATTGCaagcaaagaaggagaaaattcaGCAATTCCAGGAGGAGatgaggcagcaggaggaggaggaagccaaaaAGCTTCATCAGCAAAAAGAACAATCCCTCAG GACTCTAAAAGAAGATTTGGCAAAggctgctgaggaggaagagttgCGTGTCCGAAAGGAAGAAACTGAGAGGCTCTCAAAGCTGCGAGCCAAAATCACCTTGGAGACCGAGGCTGAGAAGGAGAAGATCAG GGCAGAGCATGAGGTGACACTGCGGAAGCTACGAGGAGAGTGGGAATCCCAGCAGGCAGTGGAGAAGGAGAGcctggagaggcagcagcagcttcttctGGAGAAAATGAAGCTGGAAATGAAGGAAGCTCAGCAGAAAGAGATGACTGAGCTGGAACAAGAGAAGGAACGATTCCTGAGTGAGCTCAGGGAGAGATTGgacagggagaagaagaag GCAGTAGAAGAGCTAGAGAAACAGTTTTCAACTGAACTCCAGCAGCTGAAATCTGCGGCAGAAGAGAAGCATCATAAG GTCATTTCCAGCCTGCAAACCCAGATAGCAGAGGCACGGCGGAGCGAGGAGGCTCAGCTGCGTGAAGACTTGCAGAGAGCCGAGCAGAAAGCGCAGCAAAAGGCGTATCAAGTCACGGAGTACGAACGCGAG CTCAGCGAGCTGATGAGAGAGAAACGCCAGGATGTGGAAAAAGACCATgagaggagaatggagaggaTGAAGGAGGAGCACCAGGAGGTCCTGGCGCAGATTCGGGATCAGTATGAGGAGGAG gagagaaagcaaagagcagagctGTTGGAAGGCCTGCGAAGCGAGGTGGCGCGCCTCCGGCAGCTTCACGAAGCAGAGGTGAAGGCTCTGCAGGTAGAGCTGGATGAGCGGCTCACTGCGTTGCAGCGCAGGCACAGGGAGAAG GAAAGAAAACTCCAGGATTCAGAAAACGAGCTTGAAATGCGCACGAAGAACGTCAAAGCCAGATCGGTGCAGCTCCTTAGCCAG GAGGAGTctctgagaaagaaaaggcagcagctgctggatgaGGACAGACAGACTGAGCTGGAAAGAGAT CTCCGGCTAGAGGAGAGCAGGAAGGAACACACCAGCCTCCTTGAGTCCACCCGGCAGCTGCGTAGGtctctggaggagctgcaggaccAGAAGGCTGAGCTGGAGGCCCAGGTGGAGTTGTTGCAGACCCGAAGCCAGAGGCTGCAGAAACGCATCAG TGAGCTGGAGGCAGCTGTCAGGAGCAAACAGGAGACTCTGAAAGAACTGGAGGCAGAAGAAAGCATAGAATCTCCAAGAAGGAAAGCTGAGCTCCATGTGGAAGACCTGAGAGAAACTCTTCAAGCT CCCTCCTCCAGAGAACCTGCTTCCCCACCCTCCCAAAGCCATGAGAACAGCGACGTGCAGTTTGATCA TGTCAGGAGCTTCATCTCTGCGGAAGGGATCTCCATCAGGAACGCCAAGGAATTCCTGGTGCGCCAGACCCGCTCCATGAAGAAGAGGCACACGGCACTGCGAGCTGCCAAGCAGCAGTGGCGCCAGGACCTGCAGAAAGCCCAGGAGGCGGCGCAGGATCCCGACAGCTCCCAGCTCCTGGACAGCGTGCGCAAGAACCTGGAAGAG GAAGCAAAGCAGCTGGACAAGATGAAGTCGGCTATGTGGAAAGGGCAGGCgctgctgaagaagaaagaggagaagctAAGCCAGCTGGAGTCCTCACTGCTGGAGGAG CTTTCGGATGAAGATACGCTGAAGAGTGCTGCGTGCAAGAAGATGGTGACTTTTGACCTCAGCAACTCTGAGGACACCAACAGCACGTCCAGTGTAAATCTGCACCAGCCCAGCT TTGATTTGAGAAGCGATTTACAGCCTGCCCCTCCTCCGGACAAGATCCAGTACTTGACAAAATCGGTGCAGCACATCTCTAATGAACTCAACGGGGTCCTCGACATCTTGGGCTCACTGAACAATTGCCAGTCTCCGCTCTTCACCTCGACGCCCTGTGACAGCATCCCTCTGTCTACATACGCCTCCTTGGCAGGACTGGAGGccggggggtccctgggggcccCCGCTGGGCTGTCTCTGGTGGACCAGTGGGCCTGGAGCACTGGGCTGAGCTCTGGTCGCTCTTTTGCAGCAGGACAGTCAGCGGACAGCATCCTGGCAGAGAAATATCGCAGGTATTTCCCAG GGGGGTTCCCGTTGCTCAGTGGAAGTTCCAAGCCTCCGGACAACAAGCTGGGATATGTTCCTGCAGA GGAGCAAATACGGCTGTTCCAGCGCTCCCGGTTCCAGAGCCGAGAGTCGGACAAGATGAGTATTCAAGGCATGATTGAGACCAACAAGAAATGGCTGGAAGACTTCAAGAGGGATTCAAAAGT
- the CEP164 gene encoding centrosomal protein of 164 kDa isoform X1: MAAPMVCIGDQLILEEDYDETYIPSEQEIKDFAREIGIDPEKEPELLWLAKEGIVAPLPPEWKPCQDITGNIYYFNFSNGQSMWDHPCDDHYRELVVQEREKLAQGSLKKKEKKKKKEKKEKKEKKDKKEKQSLKPPTVPLGNLAPLRGLVAPLAGLRGAMSLDAPSSADSSLVAKGGMQPAETCKPTSHTKKLLSLVCEEQSSLNTATLDKGRNEEDESADESLRGTAVLFKNLHMDVSALGGSFNSENESLKSRHTEEGQESSLASDAACPPTPAHVLPGDADSSLSGQSKEDSAGKLTGNELLGKQDAEVEGDISAADELPQSLEEWSAAGTDVPSGPGQPAVASPAAEAAEADQLASLAATVDTVSVGEKIVNEMREEAAADLKTDSRLDAGKVSEASETSDCGEDLQVSNCSDHELIRPVDLGFQSRLPEQVLDVEVLSPAAGSPVGKAQELGEEEKDQSKASVEEEQSKRTKAAESERDQSACETPEEKCFALDIPSREEAVSQAPEEGSLDSLIGLEELAALQKARTENEIKHERSLNQPSEESLEEIAKELETELEQEKMHLLQAKKEKIQQFQEEMRQQEEEEAKKLHQQKEQSLRTLKEDLAKAAEEEELRVRKEETERLSKLRAKITLETEAEKEKIRAEHEVTLRKLRGEWESQQAVEKESLERQQQLLLEKMKLEMKEAQQKEMTELEQEKERFLSELRERLDREKKKAVEELEKQFSTELQQLKSAAEEKHHKVISSLQTQIAEARRSEEAQLREDLQRAEQKAQQKAYQVTEYERELSELMREKRQDVEKDHERRMERMKEEHQEVLAQIRDQYEEEERKQRAELLEGLRSEVARLRQLHEAEVKALQVELDERLTALQRRHREKERKLQDSENELEMRTKNVKARSVQLLSQEESLRKKRQQLLDEDRQTELERDLRLEESRKEHTSLLESTRQLRRSLEELQDQKAELEAQVELLQTRSQRLQKRISELEAAVRSKQETLKELEAEESIESPRRKAELHVEDLRETLQAPSSREPASPPSQSHENSDVQFDHVRSFISAEGISIRNAKEFLVRQTRSMKKRHTALRAAKQQWRQDLQKAQEAAQDPDSSQLLDSVRKNLEEEAKQLDKMKSAMWKGQALLKKKEEKLSQLESSLLEELSDEDTLKSAACKKMVTFDLSNSEDTNSTSSVNLHQPSFDLRSDLQPAPPPDKIQYLTKSVQHISNELNGVLDILGSLNNCQSPLFTSTPCDSIPLSTYASLAGLEAGGSLGAPAGLSLVDQWAWSTGLSSGRSFAAGQSADSILAEKYRRYFPGGFPLLSGSSKPPDNKLGYVPAEEQIRLFQRSRFQSRESDKMSIQGMIETNKKWLEDFKRDSKVPLLPGAQKPPASSPSLLQLGLDENRQIKVYRY; this comes from the exons ATGGCAGCACCAATGGTGTGCATTGGTGACCAGCTCATTCTGGAGGAAGATTACGATGAGACGTACATTCCCAGCGAGCAAG AAATCAAGGATTTTGCACGGGAGATCGGGATCGACCCTGAGAAggagccagagctgctgtggctggcCAAGGAGGGCATCGTGGCCCCGTTACCACCCGAGTGGAAGCCCTG CCAGGATATCACTGGCAACATCTATTACTTCAATTTTTCTAACGGCCAGTCCATGTGGGACCACCCCTGCGATGATCACTACAGAGAGCTCGTTGTTCAGGAGCGAGAGAAACTGGCTCAGGGCAgcttgaaaaagaaagagaagaagaagaagaaagaaaagaaagaaaagaaagagaagaaagacaaGAAGGAGAAGCAGTCCCTGAAGCCACCCACT GTGCCCCTGGGGAACCTCGCGCCGCTGCGTGGCCTCGTGGCGCCTCTGGCCGGCCTCCGCGGGGCCATGAGCTTGGATGCGCCCAGCTCGGCGGACTCCAGCCTCGTGGCCAAAGGAGGGATGCAG CCTGCAGAGACCTGTAAGCCCACCAGCCACACCAAGAAGTTGCTGAGCTTGGTCTGCGAAGAGCAGAGTTCCTTGAATACGGCAACCCTGGATAAAGGGAGAAATGAAGAGGACGAAAGCGCGGATGAG AGTCTCCGTGGGACAGCAGTTCTGTTCAAAAACCTGCACATGGATGTCAGTGCCCTGGGAGGCAGCTTCAACTCTGAG AACGAGTCTTTAAAATCAAGACACACTGAAGAAGGGCAAGAGTCTTCCTTGGCTTCTGACGCTGCGTGCCCTCCGACGCCAGCTCACGTCCTTCCTGGAGACGCTGACAGTAGCCTGTCTGGCCAGAGCAAGGAGGACTCCGCTGGGAAACTCACTGGCAACGAGCTACTGGGCAAGCAGGATGCCGAGGTGGAAGGTGACATCTCTGCAGCTGATGAGCTGCCACAGTCTCTGGAGGAATGGAGCGCAGCAGGGACAGATGTGCCCAgcggtcctgggcaacctgcagTCGCATCTCCAGCTGCCGAAGCCGCCGAGGCGGATCAGCTGGCCAGCCTGGCTGCCACCGTCGACACTGTGTCTGTTGGTGAAAAGATAGTGAATGAAatgagggaagaagcagcagctgatcTGAAAACAGACAGCAGGCTGGATGCTGGCAAA GTTTCAGAGGCTTCTGAGACCAGCGACTGTGGGGAAGACTTGCAGGTCTCTAACTGCTCGGACCATGAGCTGATTCGGCCTGTG GACTTGGGCTTCCAGAGTCGCCTTCCCGAGCAGGTGCTGGATGTGGAGGTTCTGTCTCCGGCTGCGGGCAGCCCCGTGGGCAAG GCCCAGgagctgggagaagaggaaaaagaccAAAGCAAAGCCAGTGTAGAGgaagagcaaagcaaaagaacaaaagcTGCGGAGAG CGAGAGGGATCAAAGTGCTTGTGAAACGCCAGAAGAGAAGTGTTTCGCTTTAGACATCCCCAGTCGGGAGGAGGCCGTGTCCCAGGCGCCGGAGGAGGGATCGCTGGATAGCCTGATCGGTCTGGAGGAGCTTGCTGCCCTGCAGAAAGC GCGCACTGAGAATGAAATCAAACATGAGCGGTCCTTGAACCAGCCTAGTGAAGAATCCCTGGAGGAAATAGCCAAGGAGCTGGAGACAGAGCTTGAGCAGGAGAAAATGCATTTATTGCaagcaaagaaggagaaaattcaGCAATTCCAGGAGGAGatgaggcagcaggaggaggaggaagccaaaaAGCTTCATCAGCAAAAAGAACAATCCCTCAG GACTCTAAAAGAAGATTTGGCAAAggctgctgaggaggaagagttgCGTGTCCGAAAGGAAGAAACTGAGAGGCTCTCAAAGCTGCGAGCCAAAATCACCTTGGAGACCGAGGCTGAGAAGGAGAAGATCAG GGCAGAGCATGAGGTGACACTGCGGAAGCTACGAGGAGAGTGGGAATCCCAGCAGGCAGTGGAGAAGGAGAGcctggagaggcagcagcagcttcttctGGAGAAAATGAAGCTGGAAATGAAGGAAGCTCAGCAGAAAGAGATGACTGAGCTGGAACAAGAGAAGGAACGATTCCTGAGTGAGCTCAGGGAGAGATTGgacagggagaagaagaag GCAGTAGAAGAGCTAGAGAAACAGTTTTCAACTGAACTCCAGCAGCTGAAATCTGCGGCAGAAGAGAAGCATCATAAG GTCATTTCCAGCCTGCAAACCCAGATAGCAGAGGCACGGCGGAGCGAGGAGGCTCAGCTGCGTGAAGACTTGCAGAGAGCCGAGCAGAAAGCGCAGCAAAAGGCGTATCAAGTCACGGAGTACGAACGCGAG CTCAGCGAGCTGATGAGAGAGAAACGCCAGGATGTGGAAAAAGACCATgagaggagaatggagaggaTGAAGGAGGAGCACCAGGAGGTCCTGGCGCAGATTCGGGATCAGTATGAGGAGGAG gagagaaagcaaagagcagagctGTTGGAAGGCCTGCGAAGCGAGGTGGCGCGCCTCCGGCAGCTTCACGAAGCAGAGGTGAAGGCTCTGCAGGTAGAGCTGGATGAGCGGCTCACTGCGTTGCAGCGCAGGCACAGGGAGAAG GAAAGAAAACTCCAGGATTCAGAAAACGAGCTTGAAATGCGCACGAAGAACGTCAAAGCCAGATCGGTGCAGCTCCTTAGCCAG GAGGAGTctctgagaaagaaaaggcagcagctgctggatgaGGACAGACAGACTGAGCTGGAAAGAGAT CTCCGGCTAGAGGAGAGCAGGAAGGAACACACCAGCCTCCTTGAGTCCACCCGGCAGCTGCGTAGGtctctggaggagctgcaggaccAGAAGGCTGAGCTGGAGGCCCAGGTGGAGTTGTTGCAGACCCGAAGCCAGAGGCTGCAGAAACGCATCAG TGAGCTGGAGGCAGCTGTCAGGAGCAAACAGGAGACTCTGAAAGAACTGGAGGCAGAAGAAAGCATAGAATCTCCAAGAAGGAAAGCTGAGCTCCATGTGGAAGACCTGAGAGAAACTCTTCAAGCT CCCTCCTCCAGAGAACCTGCTTCCCCACCCTCCCAAAGCCATGAGAACAGCGACGTGCAGTTTGATCA TGTCAGGAGCTTCATCTCTGCGGAAGGGATCTCCATCAGGAACGCCAAGGAATTCCTGGTGCGCCAGACCCGCTCCATGAAGAAGAGGCACACGGCACTGCGAGCTGCCAAGCAGCAGTGGCGCCAGGACCTGCAGAAAGCCCAGGAGGCGGCGCAGGATCCCGACAGCTCCCAGCTCCTGGACAGCGTGCGCAAGAACCTGGAAGAG GAAGCAAAGCAGCTGGACAAGATGAAGTCGGCTATGTGGAAAGGGCAGGCgctgctgaagaagaaagaggagaagctAAGCCAGCTGGAGTCCTCACTGCTGGAGGAG CTTTCGGATGAAGATACGCTGAAGAGTGCTGCGTGCAAGAAGATGGTGACTTTTGACCTCAGCAACTCTGAGGACACCAACAGCACGTCCAGTGTAAATCTGCACCAGCCCAGCT TTGATTTGAGAAGCGATTTACAGCCTGCCCCTCCTCCGGACAAGATCCAGTACTTGACAAAATCGGTGCAGCACATCTCTAATGAACTCAACGGGGTCCTCGACATCTTGGGCTCACTGAACAATTGCCAGTCTCCGCTCTTCACCTCGACGCCCTGTGACAGCATCCCTCTGTCTACATACGCCTCCTTGGCAGGACTGGAGGccggggggtccctgggggcccCCGCTGGGCTGTCTCTGGTGGACCAGTGGGCCTGGAGCACTGGGCTGAGCTCTGGTCGCTCTTTTGCAGCAGGACAGTCAGCGGACAGCATCCTGGCAGAGAAATATCGCAGGTATTTCCCAG GGGGGTTCCCGTTGCTCAGTGGAAGTTCCAAGCCTCCGGACAACAAGCTGGGATATGTTCCTGCAGA GGAGCAAATACGGCTGTTCCAGCGCTCCCGGTTCCAGAGCCGAGAGTCGGACAAGATGAGTATTCAAGGCATGATTGAGACCAACAAGAAATGGCTGGAAGACTTCAAGAGGGATTCAAAAGT